The genomic region GGCCCGGGGATCGGCTCCGCGAGGTCGAACCGGTCGCACTTTTCCGCTTTGCAGAAGTAGGGAGAATTGAAGAGCTCCTGCAGGCAGATTATCTGCGCGCCGCGGCCCGCCGCTTCGCGTATCCGGGCGACTGCGTGCTCGAGATTAGAGGCCGCGTCGGCGGTCACCGATTCCTGGACGAGTCCGATGGTGAATGGCGTGGTCATTGAAGTGAAAGGTGATAGGTTTATCCGGGCGCAGGAAGTAGCCGTGCGAGCCATCCGACGTACTCATTTCTTATTCAGTCAGCGTTGATGGAAAACGAGTCCAACCAACACGAGTCCGACCAACACTCCGTGGGCGAGACACCCGGCATCAGAGTCGGTGGAGAGCGGCGCTCGCGCCGCAGCGCCGCGCACACCAGCGCATTCCGCGCCATCAAGGCACGACACTCGGGCGATCGAAGCCGTATGGAGATTTTCGCGGCGCGACTGACTGATATTGCGAGCAGCACTGGTTTCTTCTTCTTCCACGTTTTCGCTTTTGCGGCGTGGATCATCTGGAACCTCGGGCTGTTCGGACTGCCCCAGTTCGACCCCTACCCGTTCGGTCTCCTGACGATGATCGTTTCGCTCGAGGCGATATTCCTTTCGACCTTTGTCCTCATGAGCCAGAGCCGCGAATCGGCAATCGGCGAGCTGCGGGAAGAGCTGACGCTACAGATCAACCTGCGCATCGAAGAGGAGGTGACGAAGACGCTGCACCTCGTCGCCGGCCTCTACACCAGGCTCGGCTACACCATGGGAGAGGATCCCGAGCTGCGCGAGATGTTGCGTCCGCTCGATCCCGAGCAGATCGAGAACGAGGTTACGGAGCAGATCGAGGAATCAATACCCCGCCTGCATTTCAAGAAAAAAGAAAATCGCGGCGCCTAGGCCGACACGAGCTGGCGCAGCACGTACGGCAGAATCCCGCCGTGCCTGTAGTAGCTCATCTCCTCCGGTGTATCGATCCGCGAAACAGCGCTGAACGTCTTGACCGTTCCATCGTCCGTCTTCGCCCTCACCGTGAGCTTGGCCTTCGGACGCATGTCCCCGGCGAGACCCAGAATCTCGTAAGTCTCGAATCCCGTTAATTCGAGCGTCGCGCGCGTCTCGCCATCCACGAACTCGAGGGGAAGCACGCCCATCCCGACCAGGTTCGAGCGGTGAATTCTCTCGAACGATTCGGCGATAACAGCGCGGACGCCGAGCAGCAGTGTGCCCTTGGCCGCCCAGTCGCGCGACGATCCGGTGCCGTACTCTTTGCCGGCGATTATCACCAGCGGCACGCCCTGACGCTGGTACTCCATCGAGGCATCGTAAATCGATGACGCGTCGCCTCCGGGTGTCGTCGTTGTCCACCCGCCCTCGGTTCCCGGCGCGAGCTCGTTTCTGAGCCTGATGTTCGCGAACGTGCCGCGCATCATCACTTCGTGGTTCCCGCGCCGTGCGCCGTAGGAATTGAAGTCGAGGGTCTTCACTCCCTGCGCGATGAGCCATTTACCCGCCGGGCTCGCGGCGGGAATCGAGCCGGCCGGAGAGATGTGATCCGTTGTAATCGAGTCGCCGACCATCGCGAGCGCGCGAGCACCCGCTATCGATCTCACTCCCGGCGGCGTGAGCGTCATGCCGTCGAAGAACGGCGGATTCTTCACGTAGGTAGAGGTTTCATCCCAGGCGTAGAGATCGCCCTCGGGTACGGGGAGGGAGCGCCAGCTGTCGTCGCCGCGGAAGACATTGGCGTACTGGTCGCGAAACATTTCGGCCTTCACCGAGCGCAGAATCTCCTCCTCGACTTCCTTTGGCGCAGGCCATAGATCCCGGAGAAAAACAGGCCCGTTCGTTCCAATACCGAGCGGCTCGGTGTTGAAGTCGATGTCCATCCTTCCGGCGAGAGCGTAGGCAACGACGAGTGGCGGCGAGGCCAGATAATTGAAGCGTGTGAGAGGGTTGATTCGTCCCTCGAAGTTTCTGTTTCCCGAGAGTACCGCGGCAACCACGAGCTTGTGCTCCTCGACAGCGTCGGCAATAGGCTGCGGCAGGGGCCCTGAGTTGCCGATGCACGTGGTGCACCCGTAACCGACGACGTTGAACCCGAGCTTGTCGAGGTCGTCCATCACGTTCGCTTTACGGAAGTAGTCGGTGACCACCTTCGAGCCGGGGGCGAGGCTCGTTTTCACCCACGGCTTCGTTTTCAGTCCCGCAGCAACCGCGTTGCGCGCGAGGAGTCCAGCCGCGAGCATCACACTCGGGTTCGATGTGTTCGTGCAGCTGGTGATCGCGGCGATGACCACTGCACCGTGACGCAGTCCGAACGACTCGCCGTTCATCGTCACCTGTACAGCCGACTGCTCGCCCGCCTGCTCCTCGTGATTTGCGGCGATCACCGTATGCGAAAGCTGTGGCGACGCGGCGACAGACATTGCCTGTCGCGCAGCCGCGGCGGCCGCCAGTGTTCCCGTCCGATCGAGGTCAGCGTGCAGCGCCTCGCGAAACATCGTCTTTGCGTGCTTGAGCGGCACGCGGTCCTGCGGCCGCTTCGGCCCGGCGAGGCTTGGCTCGATGCTGCCGAGGTCGAGCTGGAGCGTATCCGAGAAAACCGGATCGGGCGTATCGTCCGTGCGATACAATCCCTGGGCCTTTGTGTACGCCTCGACGAGCATGGCCTGCTGCTCGTCGCGCCCGGTGAAGCGCAGGTATTTGACCGTTTCCGCATCGACCGGGAAGAACCCCATCGTCGCACCGTATTCGGGCGACATATTGCCGATTGTCGCGCGATCGGCCAGCGAGAGTGACGACAATCCGGCGCCATAGAACTCGACGAACTTCCCGACGACTTTCTTCTTGCGGAGCTGCTCGGTGACTGTGAGCACGAGATCGGTTGCAGTTGCGCCGGGCGGCAGCTTGCCGTGGAGCTTGAATCCCACGACTTCAGGAATCAGCATCGATACGGGCTGTCCGAGCATTGCTGCTTCCGCCTCGATTCCCCCGACGCCCCAGCCAAGGACGCCGAGCCCATTGATCATCGTCGTGTGCGAGTCGGTGCCGACGAGAGAATCCGGATATGCGAGTGTCTCGCCATTCTCTTCCTGTGTGAAAACCGTCTTGGCGAGGTATTCCAGGTTTATCTGATGAACGATGCCCGTGCCCGGCGGAACTACACGGAAGTTCCGAAACGAGTTCTGACCCCAGCGCAGGAACGCGTAGCGCTCCTTGTTGCGCTCGAACTCCTTTCCGGTGTTGATGAAGTACGCCGCTTCAGTGCCGTATTCATCAACCTGCACCGAGTGGTCGATGACGAGATCGACCGGTTGAAGCGGATTGATCTTCCTCGGATCACCGCCGAGCTTCGCGAGGGCGTCTCGCATCGCGGCGAGGTCGACCACGGCTGGAACGCCGGTGAAATCCTGGAGGAGAACCCGGGCGGTTCGAAATGCGATCTCCTTCTCGACGTTGCCTCTCACGTTCCATTTGGCGAGGGCCTCGATGTCAGCCGGCTTCACGAACTTCCCGTCCTCATTGCGGAGGAGATTCTCGAGGAGGATTTTGAGGCTGAACGGGAGGCGGGCGGCGTTGCCGCCGGAGAGTGAGTCGAGGGAGTCGAGCCGGTAATACGTGTACTGCCGTCCGCCGACTTCGAGTGTCGTGCGGCTGCCGAAAGAATTCGGGTTTGTCATTTGTCTTTCTCTGGAACAGGCCGCGCCGTGCGCGTGCCGGTTGTTCGCGGAGCCACTGCCGGACTGTAGATAGTTCGCTCCGGCAGGCTACGCTAAATCTAGCACATTTCTCGGTTGCTCTTGTCTTTACGCGGCGCCCGCGCTTTCAGCCGGCGGAACCTCCAGTGCCTCAGGCGGATTCTCCATCCTCGCCCCCTCGGCCGGCGTCACTTCAATGGCGTACGTCGGGCAGTGCTGCACGAAATCACCATCGGCCGGCGACCACTCGACGTTTGGAGTCCACGGCACCGCCTTCCCGAATTCGTCCATCGCCATCGCTTGCGGTGCGAGCGCAGCGCACAGGGTGCAGCCGATGCATTTGTCCCGGTCTACCGTGATCCGCATCGAGCGCAGGGGGAAGATCCCGGTCCCGGCACCGAGCGTGCTCTCGAATCCCTCGAGCGCCTCCGTCGCGGCGCGATAACCGGCGTCCATCAGCTCGTCTGCATGGGTGAAGCTGAACCACCCGATGTGCGTCACCCTCGGCCGGATCAGCGTCATCGGCGGCCCCGCCCAGTGCTCCAGAGGCGCCAGCTGAAGCGCGTGCATCATCGTCGTGGCGGCTCGCATGTAGATCGCGCTGAACCCGTGTTTCGCGATGTCCTTCTCGGTGAGCAATGCGCTGCTTCCAGTGTCGACGGCGATAACCGCGTCCATTCCTCGTCCGGCAATCGCAACCGGAAGGTTGTCAATAACTCCGCCGTCGACGCAGGGCCGTCCGTCGACGTGACCCGGCGGATAAAAACCCGGCAGTGCGCACGACGCGTAGACTGCATCGGCGATCTCAACGTCCTTCAATCCGGGGAGTCCCCACACCACCTGCGTTCCACGCTGAAGATCGACGGTGTTCACGAGGAGCGTGTTGGCGAGCTCGTGGAATTTCCCCTTTGGCGCAACCGCCGCGCACAGTTCGCGCAACGGCTTCTCCAGATAAATTGCCGGCAAGTGCATTCGGTCGAGCACCATTCCGAGCCTGTTGAGGCGGAACAAGTCGCTTCGCTTGAGAGCGCGCGCCCGGGCAGCCATGTCGTCAATGGGCATTCCTCCCGCGGCGGCAGAGGCGATGAGCGCGCCGATACTCGTTCCGGCATAAACCGCTGGCACTATGTCCCGCTCGGCGAGCGCCCGCAGTACGCCGACGTGTGCGAACCCTTTCAGCCCGCCGCCTCCGAGCACGAGCGCGATGCGCGGTCGCGGCTGGGTCGATTTACGAGCGCGCCGCGATGAAGTCTTGCGCTTCGCCTTCAGGCCCGACTCCCGCGAGTCATCCGACTCCGACATTTCGTGTGCACGCTATAATGTTATCAGTCCACCTCAGCCTCTGGATAAACGAGACTTGTCCACGAATCAGCTGCTCGCGTTCCGCGAAGAATTTCCGATTCTCGAGAAGACGACCTACCTCGTGTCGAACTCCCTCGGTCCGATGCCGAGGACGGTGCCCGGGAAGCTCGCCGAATACGCGCGCGACTGGGGTGGCCTCGGCGTAAAAGCCTGGGCACGCGGCTGGTGGGAAATGCCAGTTCAAGTCGGAAACGAGATCGCGCCTCTGATGAACGCCGGCGCCGACGAAGTCGTGATGATGCCCAACGTATCCATTGCTCAGTCAGCCGTCGCATCGGCGATGGATTTCTCGGCCGACAGAAATACGATCGTGATGACGGCGCTGGACTTTCCATCCGTGCTCTACGCGTATCATGCGCTGGCCGAGAAGTTCGGCGCGCGTGTGGTGGTCGTGGAATCCGGGGACGGCATCGGTATCGACCAGGAGAAGCTCCTCGCGGCGATCGACGAGAGGACGAAGCTCGTGGCTGTATCGCACGTGATCTTCAAATCGGCATTTGTCATGGACGCGAACGCCATTTGCCGACGAGCCCACGAGATGGGGGCGCTGGTCTCGCTTGATGCGTTTCATTCGGTAGGCATTCTGCCCGTCGACGTCAAAGCGAGCGGCGTGGACTTTCT from Gemmatimonadaceae bacterium harbors:
- a CDS encoding DUF1003 domain-containing protein — translated: MGETPGIRVGGERRSRRSAAHTSAFRAIKARHSGDRSRMEIFAARLTDIASSTGFFFFHVFAFAAWIIWNLGLFGLPQFDPYPFGLLTMIVSLEAIFLSTFVLMSQSRESAIGELREELTLQINLRIEEEVTKTLHLVAGLYTRLGYTMGEDPELREMLRPLDPEQIENEVTEQIEESIPRLHFKKKENRGA
- a CDS encoding patatin-like phospholipase family protein, with the protein product MSESDDSRESGLKAKRKTSSRRARKSTQPRPRIALVLGGGGLKGFAHVGVLRALAERDIVPAVYAGTSIGALIASAAAGGMPIDDMAARARALKRSDLFRLNRLGMVLDRMHLPAIYLEKPLRELCAAVAPKGKFHELANTLLVNTVDLQRGTQVVWGLPGLKDVEIADAVYASCALPGFYPPGHVDGRPCVDGGVIDNLPVAIAGRGMDAVIAVDTGSSALLTEKDIAKHGFSAIYMRAATTMMHALQLAPLEHWAGPPMTLIRPRVTHIGWFSFTHADELMDAGYRAATEALEGFESTLGAGTGIFPLRSMRITVDRDKCIGCTLCAALAPQAMAMDEFGKAVPWTPNVEWSPADGDFVQHCPTYAIEVTPAEGARMENPPEALEVPPAESAGAA
- the acnA gene encoding aconitate hydratase AcnA, whose amino-acid sequence is MTNPNSFGSRTTLEVGGRQYTYYRLDSLDSLSGGNAARLPFSLKILLENLLRNEDGKFVKPADIEALAKWNVRGNVEKEIAFRTARVLLQDFTGVPAVVDLAAMRDALAKLGGDPRKINPLQPVDLVIDHSVQVDEYGTEAAYFINTGKEFERNKERYAFLRWGQNSFRNFRVVPPGTGIVHQINLEYLAKTVFTQEENGETLAYPDSLVGTDSHTTMINGLGVLGWGVGGIEAEAAMLGQPVSMLIPEVVGFKLHGKLPPGATATDLVLTVTEQLRKKKVVGKFVEFYGAGLSSLSLADRATIGNMSPEYGATMGFFPVDAETVKYLRFTGRDEQQAMLVEAYTKAQGLYRTDDTPDPVFSDTLQLDLGSIEPSLAGPKRPQDRVPLKHAKTMFREALHADLDRTGTLAAAAAARQAMSVAASPQLSHTVIAANHEEQAGEQSAVQVTMNGESFGLRHGAVVIAAITSCTNTSNPSVMLAAGLLARNAVAAGLKTKPWVKTSLAPGSKVVTDYFRKANVMDDLDKLGFNVVGYGCTTCIGNSGPLPQPIADAVEEHKLVVAAVLSGNRNFEGRINPLTRFNYLASPPLVVAYALAGRMDIDFNTEPLGIGTNGPVFLRDLWPAPKEVEEEILRSVKAEMFRDQYANVFRGDDSWRSLPVPEGDLYAWDETSTYVKNPPFFDGMTLTPPGVRSIAGARALAMVGDSITTDHISPAGSIPAASPAGKWLIAQGVKTLDFNSYGARRGNHEVMMRGTFANIRLRNELAPGTEGGWTTTTPGGDASSIYDASMEYQRQGVPLVIIAGKEYGTGSSRDWAAKGTLLLGVRAVIAESFERIHRSNLVGMGVLPLEFVDGETRATLELTGFETYEILGLAGDMRPKAKLTVRAKTDDGTVKTFSAVSRIDTPEEMSYYRHGGILPYVLRQLVSA
- a CDS encoding aminotransferase class V-fold PLP-dependent enzyme, whose translation is MSTNQLLAFREEFPILEKTTYLVSNSLGPMPRTVPGKLAEYARDWGGLGVKAWARGWWEMPVQVGNEIAPLMNAGADEVVMMPNVSIAQSAVASAMDFSADRNTIVMTALDFPSVLYAYHALAEKFGARVVVVESGDGIGIDQEKLLAAIDERTKLVAVSHVIFKSAFVMDANAICRRAHEMGALVSLDAFHSVGILPVDVKASGVDFLTGGVLKWLCGGPGGCFLYVSPRVRDQMAPAITGWQAHARPFAFEEQMEYTSGPFRWLNGTPVIPALYAAAEGPRILRRAGMKAIRARSTELTSRLIELADERGFRVNAPRDPERRGGTVAIDVDHGYEVAQELLAREILVDYRVGAGIRVAPHFFTRDEEIEEVVGSIAEILESGKWQRFSEQTAVVT